In Rhodamnia argentea isolate NSW1041297 chromosome 11, ASM2092103v1, whole genome shotgun sequence, one genomic interval encodes:
- the LOC115753413 gene encoding zinc finger protein CONSTANS-LIKE 2 yields MLKEDQGGSDGGSGSGGSGGNSWARVCDTCRSAACTVYCRADLAYLCSSCDARIHAANRVASRHERVWVCEACERAPAAFLCKADAASLCAACDADIHSANPLARRHHRVPILPISGCLHGPPTGNVGRPVMGLAADTEEGFLAPEDEEAVDEEDEDEAASWLLINPVKSNNNQTNGFMFGGEVDDYLEIVEYNSGAENQYVDQYSQHQQQRRHQQHYGVSRRNYGGDSVVPIQYNDCQQHNFQLNLDYEPSKPANSYNGSLSHTVCISSMDVGIVPESAPTDISISHPRPPKGTIGLFSGPPIQMPSQLSPMDREARVLRYREKKKTRKFEKTIRYASRKAYAESRPRIKGRFAKRTDIEIEVNQMFSATLMTDNTYGIVPSF; encoded by the exons ATGTTGAAGGAAGACCAAGGTGGCAGCGATGGCGGTAGCGGCAGTGGCGGTAGCGGCGGTAATAGCTGGGCACGTGTGTGTGACACTTGCCGCTCGGCAGCATGCACCGTGTACTGCCGTGCTGACTTGGCTTACCTATGCTCCAGCTGCGATGCTCGTATTCACGCCGCTAACCGCGTGGCCTCGCGCCATGAGCGCGTGTGGGTGTGCGAAGCATGCGAGCGCGCCCCAGCCGCCTTCCTCTGTAAGGCTGACGCAGCATCACTCTGCGCCGCCTGCGATGCAGACATACACTCAGCCAACCCACTTGCACGCCGCCATCATCGTGTCCCCATCTTGCCGATTTCTGGGTGCCTTCACGGACCACCCACCGGCAACGTTGGAAGGCCTGTGATGGGCCTCGCAGCAGATACTGAGGAAGGTTTTTTAGCCCCGGAGGATGAAGAAGCCGTTGAtgaggaggatgaggatgaaGCAGCTTCATGGTTGCTGATAAATCCGGTCAAGAGCAACAATAACCAGACTAACGGGTTCATGTTTGGTGGTGAGGTTGATGACTACCTGGAAATTGTGGAGTACAATTCTGGCGCTGAGAATCAGTACGTTGATCAGTACAGCCAACATCAGCAGCAGCGGCGGCACCAGCAACATTATGGTGTTTCTAGGAGGAATTATGGAGGTGATAGTGTTGTGCCCATTCAGTATAATGACTGTCAACAACACAATTTTCAGTTGAATTTGGACTATGAACCCTCCAAACCTGCCAACAGCTACAATGGATCGCTTAGCCACACT GTTTGCATTTCATCCATGGATGTGGGCATCGTACCGGAATCAGCTCCAACTGACATCTCAATCTCCCATCCAAGGCCTCCAAAAGGAACAATTGGCCTTTTCTCGGGACCTCCTATTCAGATGCCATCCCAACTTTCACCAATGGACAGGGAGGCTAGGGTCCTGAGGtacagagaaaagaagaagacgaggaaaTTTGAGAAGACAATTAGGTATGCCTCAAGGAAGGCATATGCAGAAAGCAGGCCTCGGATCAAGGGACGTTTTGCCAAGAGAACAGACATTGAGATCGAAGTCAACCAGATGTTCTCTGCAACTCTAATGACAGACAATACATATGGCATCGTCCCATCATTCTAG
- the LOC115753411 gene encoding 6-phosphogluconate dehydrogenase, decarboxylating 2 isoform X1 yields MPEASSLCCARVVLLRWVVGSCCLLATISLHPIQLLPFSHRSPSVLFRAQILDFGFGIFLGLVEPIPPVPLSNRFSPRTSTRQEQTFLRETMAAPSQPPRIGLAGLAVMGQNLALNIAEKGFPISVYNRTSSKVDETVERAKVEGNLPVYGFHDPESFVNSLQKPRVIIMLVKAGAPVDQTIKTLSAYMEKGDCIIDGGNEWYENTERREKAMAELGLLYLGMGVSGGEEGARYGPSLMPGGSFEAYKYIEDILLKVAAQVPDSGPCVTYVGKGGSGNFVKMVHNGIEYGDMQLIAEAYDVLKSVGKLSNEELKGVFSEWNKGELLSFLIEITGDIFGIKDDKGEGYLVDKVLDKTGMKGTGKWTVQQAADLSVAAPTIASSLDSRFLSGLKEERVKAAEVFKSGGFGDILADQEVDKKKLIDDVRQALYASKICSYAQGMNLIRAKSVEKGWDLTLGELARIWKGGCIIRAIFLDRIKKAYDRNADLASLLVDPEFAKEIIDRQSAWRRVVCLAINSGISVPGMSSSLAYFDTYRRARLPANLVQAQRDYFGAHTYERIDMEGSFHTEWFKIAKQSKI; encoded by the exons ATGCCCGAAGCGTCGTCTTTGTGTTGTGCTCGCGTTGTGTTGTTGCGTTGGGTAGTTGGTAGCTGTTGCCTGTTGGCCACCATCTCCCTGCACCCGATTCAACTCCTACCCTTCTCTCACCGCAGCCCCTCCGTCCTCTTCAGAGCCCAGATCTTGGATTTTGGTTTTGGGATCTTCCTGGGTCTTGTTGAACCGATTCCTCCCGTCCCGCTCTCGAACCGGTTCTCTCCTCGCACGTCGACGAGACAGGAACAGACATTTCTCAG GGAAACAATGGCTGCCCCATCACAACCCCCTAGAATTGGCCTTGCTGGCCTCGCTGTTATGGGCCAAAACCTAGCACTCAACATTGCTGAGAAAGGCTTTCCAATCTCTGTCTACAATCGGACAAGCTCAAAGGTTGATGAGACAGTTGAGAGAGCTAAGGTGGAAGGAAACCTCCCCGTATATGGCTTCCATGATCCGGAATCTTTTGTTAACTCACTTCAAAAACCTCGAGTCATCATTATGCTTGTTAAGGCTGGGGCACCTGTAGATCAAACCATTAAGACACTTTCTGCATACATGGAGAAGGGTGATTGCATAATTGATGGTGGCAACGAGTGGTATGAGAATACCGAGAGGAGGGAGAAGGCTATGGCAGAGTTGGGTTTGCTCTACCTTGGGATGGGAGTTTCTGGTGGTGAAGAGGGCGCTAGATATGGACCCTCTTTGATGCCCGGAGGATCTTTTGAGGCCTACAAGTACATTGAAGATATTCTCCTCAAGGTGGCAGCTCAAGTTCCAGACAGTGGGCCATGTGTGACATATGTCGGAAAAGGTGGATCTGGTAATTTCGTCAAGATGGTTCACAATGGTATTGAGTATGGTGATATGCAGCTCATCGCGGAGGCATATGATGTGCTGAAATCTGTTGGGAAGCTATCAAACGAGGAGCTGAAAGGTGTTTTCTCAGAATGGAACAAGGGGGAGCTTCTGAGCTTTTTGATTGAAATCACTGGTGATATATTTGGAATTAAGGATGATAAGGGCGAGGGATATTTGGTTGATAAGGTTTTGGACAAGACTGGCATGAAGGGAACAGGTAAATGGACAGTTCAGCAAGCTGCTGATTTGTCAGTTGCAGCTCCCACTATCGCGTCTTCATTGGATTCAAGGTTCCTGAGCGGGTTAAAGGAGGAAAGGGTCAAAGCTGCCGAAGTATTTAAATCGGGCGGTTTTGGTGATATTCTTGCGGATCAAGAAGTcgataagaaaaaattgattgacGATGTGAGGCAGGCTCTCTATGCTTCGAAGATTTGCAGTTACGCCCAGGGAATGAATTTGATACGCGCCAAGAGCGTCGAGAAGGGATGGGACCTGACATTGGGCGAGCTGGCTAGGATTTGGAAGGGGGGATGCATTATTCGAGCCATTTTCCTGGACAGGATTAAGAAGGCCTATGACAGGAACGCAGATCTTGCGAGTCTTCTTGTGGATCCGGAGTTTGCCAAGGAGATCATTGATAGACAATCTGCTTGGCGCAGAGTGGTTTGCCTCGCAATCAACTCGGGTATCAGCGTCCCGGGTATGTCCTCCAGCCTTGCTTACTTCGACACTTACAGGAGGGCGAGACTGCCGGCCAATCTTGTTCAGGCCCAACGTGATTATTTCGGTGCTCATACATACGAAAGGATCGACATGGAGGGATCTTTCCATACAGAGTGGTTCAAAATTGCTAAGCAATCGAAGATATAG
- the LOC115753411 gene encoding 6-phosphogluconate dehydrogenase, decarboxylating 2 isoform X2: MAAPSQPPRIGLAGLAVMGQNLALNIAEKGFPISVYNRTSSKVDETVERAKVEGNLPVYGFHDPESFVNSLQKPRVIIMLVKAGAPVDQTIKTLSAYMEKGDCIIDGGNEWYENTERREKAMAELGLLYLGMGVSGGEEGARYGPSLMPGGSFEAYKYIEDILLKVAAQVPDSGPCVTYVGKGGSGNFVKMVHNGIEYGDMQLIAEAYDVLKSVGKLSNEELKGVFSEWNKGELLSFLIEITGDIFGIKDDKGEGYLVDKVLDKTGMKGTGKWTVQQAADLSVAAPTIASSLDSRFLSGLKEERVKAAEVFKSGGFGDILADQEVDKKKLIDDVRQALYASKICSYAQGMNLIRAKSVEKGWDLTLGELARIWKGGCIIRAIFLDRIKKAYDRNADLASLLVDPEFAKEIIDRQSAWRRVVCLAINSGISVPGMSSSLAYFDTYRRARLPANLVQAQRDYFGAHTYERIDMEGSFHTEWFKIAKQSKI, encoded by the coding sequence ATGGCTGCCCCATCACAACCCCCTAGAATTGGCCTTGCTGGCCTCGCTGTTATGGGCCAAAACCTAGCACTCAACATTGCTGAGAAAGGCTTTCCAATCTCTGTCTACAATCGGACAAGCTCAAAGGTTGATGAGACAGTTGAGAGAGCTAAGGTGGAAGGAAACCTCCCCGTATATGGCTTCCATGATCCGGAATCTTTTGTTAACTCACTTCAAAAACCTCGAGTCATCATTATGCTTGTTAAGGCTGGGGCACCTGTAGATCAAACCATTAAGACACTTTCTGCATACATGGAGAAGGGTGATTGCATAATTGATGGTGGCAACGAGTGGTATGAGAATACCGAGAGGAGGGAGAAGGCTATGGCAGAGTTGGGTTTGCTCTACCTTGGGATGGGAGTTTCTGGTGGTGAAGAGGGCGCTAGATATGGACCCTCTTTGATGCCCGGAGGATCTTTTGAGGCCTACAAGTACATTGAAGATATTCTCCTCAAGGTGGCAGCTCAAGTTCCAGACAGTGGGCCATGTGTGACATATGTCGGAAAAGGTGGATCTGGTAATTTCGTCAAGATGGTTCACAATGGTATTGAGTATGGTGATATGCAGCTCATCGCGGAGGCATATGATGTGCTGAAATCTGTTGGGAAGCTATCAAACGAGGAGCTGAAAGGTGTTTTCTCAGAATGGAACAAGGGGGAGCTTCTGAGCTTTTTGATTGAAATCACTGGTGATATATTTGGAATTAAGGATGATAAGGGCGAGGGATATTTGGTTGATAAGGTTTTGGACAAGACTGGCATGAAGGGAACAGGTAAATGGACAGTTCAGCAAGCTGCTGATTTGTCAGTTGCAGCTCCCACTATCGCGTCTTCATTGGATTCAAGGTTCCTGAGCGGGTTAAAGGAGGAAAGGGTCAAAGCTGCCGAAGTATTTAAATCGGGCGGTTTTGGTGATATTCTTGCGGATCAAGAAGTcgataagaaaaaattgattgacGATGTGAGGCAGGCTCTCTATGCTTCGAAGATTTGCAGTTACGCCCAGGGAATGAATTTGATACGCGCCAAGAGCGTCGAGAAGGGATGGGACCTGACATTGGGCGAGCTGGCTAGGATTTGGAAGGGGGGATGCATTATTCGAGCCATTTTCCTGGACAGGATTAAGAAGGCCTATGACAGGAACGCAGATCTTGCGAGTCTTCTTGTGGATCCGGAGTTTGCCAAGGAGATCATTGATAGACAATCTGCTTGGCGCAGAGTGGTTTGCCTCGCAATCAACTCGGGTATCAGCGTCCCGGGTATGTCCTCCAGCCTTGCTTACTTCGACACTTACAGGAGGGCGAGACTGCCGGCCAATCTTGTTCAGGCCCAACGTGATTATTTCGGTGCTCATACATACGAAAGGATCGACATGGAGGGATCTTTCCATACAGAGTGGTTCAAAATTGCTAAGCAATCGAAGATATAG